The sequence below is a genomic window from Opitutia bacterium.
GCGGCGTCACACGACGCCGACTCGCGGAGTGTGCCGCGCCGCGCCCCGCCTTCGAGCCGAAAACTCGCGGCGCTTGCGCACGGCCGCGGCGAACGGCAGCGTGAACAAACCGGCTCCGCCCATGCCCACTCGCCCCCTCACCCGCCGCGCCTTTCTTGCCGCCGCCGCGGGCGTGCCGTTGACCTTCCTCTACACTTGGCGCGTCGAGCCGCATTGGCTCGAGATCACCGAGCGCGAGCTGCCGATCCGCCACCTGCCGACGCACCTTGTGGGTCGCACGCTGGCCCATTTTTCCGATGTGCATGTCGGCTGGACCGTCGATCCCGACTACATCGCCGAGACGTTTCGCCGCGTCGCTGCGCGCCGGCCGGATATCGTCGTGCAGACCGGCGATCTCATCACCTCCAGCGGCGCGGCCGGTCTCGCCGAGCTTCGGCGGCTCCTCGCGGGATTTCCGCGCGGCTCGCTCGGCAGCTACGCCGTCCTCGGCAATCACGACTACGGCCACAATTGGAGCCACCCCGACGAGGCCGACGCCGTCACCGCCGAGCTCACGCGCGCCGGCGTGCAGGTGCTGCGCAACGCCCAGGCGGATTGCGCCGGCTTGCGCATCGTCGGCTTCGACGACCTCTGGGCCGGCCGCTTCAACCCGACGCGTGCGCTGGCCGGATTGCCCGCCGGCGCGCCGGTTCTCGCGCTTTGCCACAACCCGGACGCATGCGACCTGCCGGGCTGGGAAAATTTCCACGGCTGGATCCTCGCCGGCCACACGCACGGCGGCCAATGCAAACCCCCGTTCCTCCCGCCGCCCATCCTGCCGGTGAAAAACCGCCGCTACACCTGCGGCGCCTTCGATCTCGCCGGCGAGCGCCAGCTCTACATTTCCCGCGGCGTCGGCCACCTGATGCGCGTGCGCTTCAACGTCCGGCCCGAGGTCGCGCTGTTCACGCTTCGCCGCGCGTGAACCAGGCCGCATCGCCACGGCAGCAATTTTGGGGAAATCCCCCATGAGCGAAACCTTGGCAGGCGCGAGCAGCCGAATTGATTGACCGCGGCGTCGCTCGCGCGGTCAGTGCGATAGCACGGGTTCGCTTCCACGCACGCGCGCGAGCGCGCCGCCAATTCGCCGCCGCTGCGGCGACCGCGTCTGTTTCGACGCGGATCTTCATCCACCGCCCGCCGCCGACTCAGCGTGCCCGGGCCGAACCAAAGGATCGCATGCCCAACAAGCTCCCTGAGTCCCGCCTGCCGCGCATCGGCATGGTCTCCACGCACGGCTACGTCGCCGCCCAGCCGCCACTCGGCGCCGCCGATACCGGCGGCCAGGTGGTCTACGTGCTCGAACTCTCGAAGAAGCTCGCGCAACTCGGCTACGAGGTCGACATCTGGACGCGCCGCTTCGAGGACCAACCCGAAATCGAAGCCGTCGCCGAGCGCGTGCGCATCATCCGCATGCCGTGCGGCGGCCCGAACTTCATCGACAAGGAATACCTCGCGCGCCACCTCGCCGAGTGGGCGGAACACGCCTTGCGCTTCATCGCCCGGCACCGGCTGCGCTACCAATTTTTCAACAGCCACTATTGGGACGCCGGCGTCGCCACCCGGCGTCTCGCCGAGGCGCTCGACGTGCCGCACATCCACACGCCGCACTCGCTCGGGCTGTGGAAAAAGCAGCTGATGGAACGCGACTACCCGCACGACGTCGCGCGCTTCGAGGAGAAATACAACTTCACCCAGCGCATCCAGGAGGAGCGCCACCTCTACGCCACCTGCGACGAGGTCATCGCCACCACGCCGCTCCAAGTCGACATGATCGCCGCCGACTACGGCGCGCCCGCCGAGCACGTGCACATGATCCCGCCGGGCTACGACGACAACCGCTTCTTCCCCGTCAGCGCCGCCTCGCGCAACACCCTGCGCCGTCGCCTCGGCTACGACGGCAAGGTCGTCCTCGCGATCGGCCGCCTCGCCCGCAACAAGGGCTACGACCTGCTCATCGACGCCTTCTCCATCGTCGCTCCGCGCATCGAGGATGCGCATCTCCATCTCGCCGTCGGCGGCACGCGCCTCAACGCGGCGGAAAAAGAAATCCTCGCCGATCTGAAGAAACGCGTCCGCCGCTACCGCTTGCAATCGCGCGTCACGTTCGGCGGCTTCGTCTCCGACCGTGACCTCGCCAACCGCTACCGCGCCGCGGACGTCTTCGTGCTCAGCAGCCGCTACGAGCCCTTCGGCATGACCGCGATCGAGGCGATGGCCTGCGGCACGCCGACGGTGGTCACCACGCACGGCGGTCTCTACCGCGCGCTCACCTTCGGCCGCCACGCGCTCTACGCCGACTCGTTCGACAAGCTCGACCTCGGCATCTCCATCGTGAAGGTCCTGAAACACCCGCGGCTCTCCCAACGGCTTTCGCGCATGGGCGCGCACAAGGCCCGCAGCCTCTTCACCTGGACCGGCATCGCCCAGCAGCTCGTCAGCCTCATCGAGGAACGCGCCACCGCGCTCGCCTTCAGCGACACCGAGTGGGACGAGCCGTGGAACGACGGCGACTAGGGACTGTTAATAGTTGAGAGGTGAGAGTTGAGCGCAGACCGCCAGCAACGCACCGCGCTTCTCCTCCACTCGGTCCCTCAACTCTCAACCCTCACTCTCAACTCCCGCCCCCGATGCCTTCCATTCGCCTCTTCAGCTCCGACCTCGACGGCACGCTCCTCGGCAATCCCGAGGCGACGCGCCGCTTCAAATTTGCCTGGGAAGCACTCGACCCGGCCGCGCGCCCGCTCCTCGCCTACAACAGCGGACGCTTGGTGGACGACCTCCGGCGCTTCATCGACGACGGCACGCTGCCCGCCGCCGAATTCTACATCGGCGGGGTCGGCACGCAGATCTACGACGTGCGCGCGGGCGCCTTCCTCACCGAATTCCACGCGCACCTCCGGACCGGCTGGGACCTCGCGCTCGTCCGCCAGATCGTCGGCCAGTTTCCCGGCGCCCGGGCGCAGCCCGACGAGTTCCAACACGAGTTCAAGTCCAGCTGGTTCCTCGACCGTGCGCCGCGCAGCGCGGTCCGCGAGTTGCGCGCGCAGCTCGCGCTCGCGGGTCTCGAGGTCAACGTCGTCTACTCCAGCTCGCGCGACCTCGACATCCTTCCGCGCCAAGCCACCAAGGGCGGCGCGCTCGCCTGGCTCGCTCCGCGCCTCGGGATCGCCTTCGACGAAACTCTCGTCGCTGGCGACACGGGCAACGACGCCTCGATGTTCCGCCTGCCCGGCGTCCGCGGCATCATCGTGGAAAACGCCCAGCCCGAACTCTTCGAGGCCACGGTCGACATCCCGATCTACACCTCGCGCCAGATCCTCGCCGAGGGCGTGCTCGATGGGCTCTGCCACTTCGGCGTGGTCTGCGCCGTGCCGAGCCGCGCCGAGGCTCGCATCGCCGCCGACGATCTCGCGCCGAGCTTCCGCCAGCTCTTCACCGGCACGCACCTCGGCGGACTCGCCGATCACGAACGCGAACTGCTCCGCACCGGCTACGCCCGCGCACTTGAGGCGTTGAAGCGCAACATCACGCCGCTCGGCTTCTCCGCCTGCTCGCTCGCCGACAACACCGTCACCGGCACCGACGCCAACTACCGCAGCGTCTGGGCGCGCGACGGCGCCATCACGATCTGGAGCACTCTCTCCGTGGACGACCCCGAGGTGCGCGCGGCGCAGGTCCGGACCTTCGAGACGCTGCTCGGCGCCGTCTCCGTGCACGGCCAGATCCCGGCCAACGTCCGCATTGACACCGGCGAAGCCGACTACTCCGGCGTGGGCAACATCGCCTCGATCGACAGCGGCCTGTGGGTCGTCATCGCGCTCTACAACTACGCCGCCCGCACCGGCGACCTCACCCTGCTCTACCGCCACGCCGACCGCCTGCACGACGTCATGGTCTGGCTCGCCGCCCACGACGCCAACAACGACGGCCTGCTCGAGATCCCGGAAGCCGGCGACTGGACCGACCTCTTCGGCCGCAGCTACAACGTTCTCTACGACGAGGTGCTGTGGTTCGGCGCGAACGTCTGCTACGGCCGCATCCTCGAGCTCATGGGCCAGTTCGACCAAGCCGCGGCCTACCTGCGTCGCTCGCAAAAAATCCGCGCGCGCGTGCTCGAGGCCTTCTGGCCGACCACGAACGGCGCCAGCACCGAGACGCGCCCGCACCGCTTCGCCGACCGGCAGTTCGCGCTCGGCGACACGCAATATCTCTTGGCCGAGATCACGCCCTTCGCCTTCAACTGGCGCTGCGACACCTACGCGAACATCCTCGCGTTCCTCATGAACGTGCTCGACGTCGAGCGCGCGCGCACGGCCTTCCGCTTCATGTGGGGCGTCGGCGTCAACCAGCCCTGGCCCGTCGCCAACCTTTACCCGGTGGTGCAGTCAGGCGATCCCGACTGGCGCGCCTACTACACGGTCAACCTGCTCAACCTGCCGCACCACTACCACAACGGCGGCATCTGGCCCTTCATCGGCGGCCTGTGGGTGCGCTTCATCCAGCGACTCGGTTTCCACGAAGTCGCCTGCCGCGAGCTGGTGCGCCTCGCGCAAGTCAACCAACTCGGCCGCGACCGCGAGTGGGAATTCAACGAGTGGGTGCACGGCCAGACCGGCCGGCCGATGGGCAAGGCCTACCAGGCGTGGTCCGCCGCGACCTTCCTCCACGCCTGCCACGAACTCGACGCCGAGCCGCGTGCAAGCGACAGGGACTGACTACGCCCACACCGGACGCTCGGCGCTCAACCGCG
It includes:
- a CDS encoding metallophosphoesterase; its protein translation is MPTRPLTRRAFLAAAAGVPLTFLYTWRVEPHWLEITERELPIRHLPTHLVGRTLAHFSDVHVGWTVDPDYIAETFRRVAARRPDIVVQTGDLITSSGAAGLAELRRLLAGFPRGSLGSYAVLGNHDYGHNWSHPDEADAVTAELTRAGVQVLRNAQADCAGLRIVGFDDLWAGRFNPTRALAGLPAGAPVLALCHNPDACDLPGWENFHGWILAGHTHGGQCKPPFLPPPILPVKNRRYTCGAFDLAGERQLYISRGVGHLMRVRFNVRPEVALFTLRRA
- a CDS encoding glycosyltransferase; this translates as MPNKLPESRLPRIGMVSTHGYVAAQPPLGAADTGGQVVYVLELSKKLAQLGYEVDIWTRRFEDQPEIEAVAERVRIIRMPCGGPNFIDKEYLARHLAEWAEHALRFIARHRLRYQFFNSHYWDAGVATRRLAEALDVPHIHTPHSLGLWKKQLMERDYPHDVARFEEKYNFTQRIQEERHLYATCDEVIATTPLQVDMIAADYGAPAEHVHMIPPGYDDNRFFPVSAASRNTLRRRLGYDGKVVLAIGRLARNKGYDLLIDAFSIVAPRIEDAHLHLAVGGTRLNAAEKEILADLKKRVRRYRLQSRVTFGGFVSDRDLANRYRAADVFVLSSRYEPFGMTAIEAMACGTPTVVTTHGGLYRALTFGRHALYADSFDKLDLGISIVKVLKHPRLSQRLSRMGAHKARSLFTWTGIAQQLVSLIEERATALAFSDTEWDEPWNDGD
- a CDS encoding HAD-IIB family hydrolase, which encodes MPSIRLFSSDLDGTLLGNPEATRRFKFAWEALDPAARPLLAYNSGRLVDDLRRFIDDGTLPAAEFYIGGVGTQIYDVRAGAFLTEFHAHLRTGWDLALVRQIVGQFPGARAQPDEFQHEFKSSWFLDRAPRSAVRELRAQLALAGLEVNVVYSSSRDLDILPRQATKGGALAWLAPRLGIAFDETLVAGDTGNDASMFRLPGVRGIIVENAQPELFEATVDIPIYTSRQILAEGVLDGLCHFGVVCAVPSRAEARIAADDLAPSFRQLFTGTHLGGLADHERELLRTGYARALEALKRNITPLGFSACSLADNTVTGTDANYRSVWARDGAITIWSTLSVDDPEVRAAQVRTFETLLGAVSVHGQIPANVRIDTGEADYSGVGNIASIDSGLWVVIALYNYAARTGDLTLLYRHADRLHDVMVWLAAHDANNDGLLEIPEAGDWTDLFGRSYNVLYDEVLWFGANVCYGRILELMGQFDQAAAYLRRSQKIRARVLEAFWPTTNGASTETRPHRFADRQFALGDTQYLLAEITPFAFNWRCDTYANILAFLMNVLDVERARTAFRFMWGVGVNQPWPVANLYPVVQSGDPDWRAYYTVNLLNLPHHYHNGGIWPFIGGLWVRFIQRLGFHEVACRELVRLAQVNQLGRDREWEFNEWVHGQTGRPMGKAYQAWSAATFLHACHELDAEPRASDRD